In Flavobacterium piscisymbiosum, the sequence TATAAATTCTGAATAGATTAATTTTTAGAAGCAAAGACTTTTTCAATTCTTTTATCAGGGATAAGCCATAACATGGCTACAGCAAAATACGCAGCACCTGAAACCCATTCGTTATAAAACGAAAAGACTATTCCTACGACATATAAAATAGCTGATGTATACCCTTTTAAATCCCTGCCAATCGCTTTTGCCAATACTGAATTTTCGCCTTCGTTTACAATTATAATTCGCTGTAAAATAAAATACGCAATTGCAGATAAAAACAATACGACTCCGTACAAAGTCATGGAAGCTTTGGCAAAATTATGTTCTCCCATCCAGCCTGTTGCAACGGGAATTAGAGATAACCAAAATAATAAATGCAAATTTGCCCAAAGGATTTTTCCGTTTATTTTGGTCATTCCATGAATTAAATAATGGTGATTGTTCCAATAGATTCCAACATAAATAAAACTCAAAATATAACTTAGAAACTTAGGAATAAGTCTTTTTAAATCGGCAAATTCATGTCCTTCAGGAACTTTAATTTCTAAAATCATAATAGTGATAATAATTGCTAATACACCATCACTGAAAGCTTCGAGTCTTGTTTTATTCATTTATTTATATGTTTTTGAGTTATGTTTACAGCTTGGAATATGCTGAAAAAAGTTGCCACGAATTCCACAAATTTACACTAATTTTTTATTCCTATTGAAAAATATAATTCGTGTAAATTTATGGAATTCGTGGCAAAAATATTTTTTTAC encodes:
- a CDS encoding TMEM175 family protein, yielding MNKTRLEAFSDGVLAIIITIMILEIKVPEGHEFADLKRLIPKFLSYILSFIYVGIYWNNHHYLIHGMTKINGKILWANLHLLFWLSLIPVATGWMGEHNFAKASMTLYGVVLFLSAIAYFILQRIIIVNEGENSVLAKAIGRDLKGYTSAILYVVGIVFSFYNEWVSGAAYFAVAMLWLIPDKRIEKVFASKN